Proteins encoded within one genomic window of Columba livia isolate bColLiv1 breed racing homer chromosome 1, bColLiv1.pat.W.v2, whole genome shotgun sequence:
- the ZC3HC1 gene encoding zinc finger C3HC-type protein 1 encodes MAAPSAGAAAAGGGTRGRPPPVTPQQIRDLIDGGIAPEAAGPDGTDTSDWSELANGSSQMDALSLESASKEAYFSRVETFTPLKWAGKPHDLSPLVCAKYGWVNVECDMLKCSSCQAFLCISLQLAFDFNKYKERCAELKKALCTAHEKFCFWPDSPCPDRFAMLLVDEPRALLQDFLDRFQSLCQLELQLPSLRPEDMKNMSLTEEKISLLLQLVGEELEHKTEGEKLPMKFTTEVLQVHVPACVLALCGWTCSSTSGSVHLSVITCSRCMRKVGLWGFHQLESAGPELDSCSPSSTSPAPTERCPLLPASPRRMLTRSQDTLPPGSEQHEKSPSPAISRSRGWDSPVPMDRAELEVTSPMLRSRPVTRSMVQSDNTEVPSSPLRRAKRARLCSSSSSDTSLRSFFDPSSQHRDWCPWVNAVEGGEALEDPTAQTEKEPAKAEPGWRVVLNTLLATRKCDRVPETEPVSLSVKSSKVFRIFRQWETMNSS; translated from the exons ATGGCGGCGCCCAGCgccggggcggccgcggcgggaggggggacccgGGGGAGGCctccccctgtcaccccccagcAGATCCGCGACCTCATCGACGGCGGCATCGCCCCTGAGGCCGCCGGTCCCGACGG GACGGACACGTCCGACTGGTCGGAGTTGGCTAACGGCTCTTCTCAAATGGACGCTCTCTCCTTGGAGTCAGCTAGCAAGGAAGCTTATTTCAGCAGAGTCGAAACATTCAC CCCGCTGAAGTGGGCGGGCAAACCCCACGATCTCTCGCCCCTGGTTTGCGCCAAGTACGGCTGGGTCAACGTGGAGTGTGACATGCTGAAGTGCTCCAGCTGCCAGGCGTTCCTCTGCATCAGCCTGCAGCTCGCGTTCGACTTCAACAAGT ATAAGGAGCGCTGCGCGGAGCTGAAGAAGGCTTTGTGCACCGCGCACGAGAAGTTCTGCTTCTGGCCCGACAGCCCCTGCCCAG aTCGCTTTGCCATGCTGCTGGTGGATGAACCCAGAGCCCTTCTCCAGGATTTCCTGGACCGTTTTCAGAGCCTGTGCCaactggagctgcagctgccctcCCTCAGACCAGAAGACATGAAGAACATG TCCCTGACAGAGGAAAAGATCAGCCTGCTCCTCCAACTTGTTGGGGAGGAACTGGAGCACAAAACGGAGGGAGAGAAGCTGCCAATGAAGTTTACCACGGAAGTCCTGCAAGTTCACGTTCCTGCCTGTGTCCTGGCTTTGTGCGGCTGGACCTGCAG CTCCACATCTGGCTCTGTGCACCTCTCAGTGATCACCTGCTCCCGCTGCATGAGGAAGGTGGGTCTGTGGGGCTTTCACCAGCTGGAATCTGCGGGGCCGGAGCTGGACTCCTGCAGCCCGAGCAGCACTTCGCCAGCACCCACCGAGCGCTGCCCCCTCCTACCAGCTTCTCCACGCAGGATGCTCACACGGAGCCAAGACACGCTCCCTCCAGGCTCCGAGCAG CACGAGAAGAGCCCGTCTCCGGCCATCTCTCGCTCACGGGGTTGGGACTCTCCCGTCCCCATGGACCGGGCTGAGTTGGAGGTGACCAGCCCCATGCTGAGGAGCCGTCCTGTCACCCGCAGCATGGTACAGAGTGACAACACGGAGGTGCCGTCCAGTCCTCTTCGCAGAGCCAAGCGGGCACggctctgctcctccagcagctcg GACACATCTTTGAGGAGCTTTTTCGACCCCAGCTCACAGCATCGTGACTGGTGTCCCTGGGTCAACGCAGTGGAGGGAGGAGAAGCCCTGGAAGATCCCACAGCCCAGACGGAGAAGGAACCTGCCAAGGCAGAGCCGGGCTGGCGGGTGGTACTGAACACGCTCCTCGCCACTAGGAAATGTGACAGAGTGCCTGAGACGGAGCCTGTG AGTCTCTCGGTCAAGTCCTCCAAGGTGTTCCGTATTTTCCGGCAGTGGGAGACCATGAATTCCTCCTGA